The Comamonas sp. lk genome contains the following window.
GTCCAGCTCCTCCAGCACCACCATGGGCAGGAAGATGTCGTGTTCCTCAAAGCGGAACAGGCTGGACGGATCGTGCAGCAGCACATTGGTGTCCAGCACGAACAGCGTCTTGGGGCCGGAGCGCGAGTTGCGCGCGCGGCGCGTGGCACTCTTGCCTGTAGGCGTGGCGGAGCTGGCCGCAGCTGTGGCCGCTGGAGCTGCCGGGCTCGTGTCTGGCGTCTTGCGGCCGCGCGCTCTGGTGGCGGAGTTTGTTGCCGGAGCCGCTTGGGCGCTGGCGGCGGGCGTGCTGCGGCGCGCCTTGCCGTTGGCTGCAGCGGCCGGCGTGGCCGTTGCAGCGGTATTCAGATCGTCGTTGACTGCCGCCACATTCTTGGGATTGTGGCTGGACAAAAAGGCTTCTGCGGAAAGCTTTGCGGCGCGGTGGCCGGGTGCGGGAGGCAGGGGCATAGTGGACGAACCGTTCCTCAACAAGGGTCAAAAAGCACAAAGCCGCCTGGAAACCAAGGCGGCTTTGATCGGGTGAAAAAGAGAAACTCTGTAGCACTGGGGCATGGGCCCATTATGCATAGCTCAGCTGCCTTGAAGGGCAGATTTCTCGATTCTTGGCAGCTGCAGCACGATAAAGACTTTGAATCACGGTGTGTCGGTGTTTCAAAGTCTCAAGGCGCGGGTTTAGGCAACCTTTTTGTCTTGTGTCTTCATGGCTTTGACCGCCGCGAGCACTTCGTCCACGTGGCCGGGAACCTTGAGGCCGCGCCACTCTTGTGCCAGCAGGCCGTCTGCGCCGACCAGGAAGGTGGAGCGCTCGATGCCCTTGACCTTCTTGCCGTACATGATCTTGTTCTTGACCACGCCGAACATGTGACACATCTTTTCTTCGGTATCGGCGATCAACTCGAAGGGCAGCTCAAGCTTGCCCTTGAAGTCGTTGTGCGAATTCATGTTGTCGCGAGACACACCGAACACCGTAGCACCGGCCTTCACAAAGTCCTTGTACTTGTCGCGGAACTGCATAGCTTCCGTGGTACAACCGGGCGTATTGTCCTTGGGGTAGAAATACAGGATCAGAATCTGGCCTGTATGGGAGGTGTTGGACACCTTGATCCCGCCGGTTGCGTTGGCTTCGAATTCG
Protein-coding sequences here:
- a CDS encoding peroxiredoxin; translation: MAIVVNKPLPEFEANATGGIKVSNTSHTGQILILYFYPKDNTPGCTTEAMQFRDKYKDFVKAGATVFGVSRDNMNSHNDFKGKLELPFELIADTEEKMCHMFGVVKNKIMYGKKVKGIERSTFLVGADGLLAQEWRGLKVPGHVDEVLAAVKAMKTQDKKVA